From Xenopus laevis strain J_2021 chromosome 7L, Xenopus_laevis_v10.1, whole genome shotgun sequence, one genomic window encodes:
- the hspb2.L gene encoding heat shock protein beta-2: MEGRTVPHTYPMSAEYEFANPTKIFEQNFGEGLSPKDLLCPTLYHGYYIRPRINKQTDRGFSEINRNEHKFQAFLDVCHFLPDEISVHTMDNLLEISAQHPQKIDSHGFVSRSFNRKYILPLDVDPLLVKAKLSHDGILSIEAPRNGVDLNGEINVVKIEVQKSPVAEAESSKEKTKDVFD; the protein is encoded by the exons ATGGAAGGTAGAACTGTGCCTCACACCTATCCCATGAGTGCAGAATATGAATTTGCTAACCCAACCAAGATTTTTGAACAAAACTTTGGAGAAG GCCTTTCCCCAAAGGATCTTCTGTGCCCTACATTATACCATGGTTATTACATCAGGCCAAGGATCAACAAACAGACAGATAGGGGCTTTTCTGAAATCAATAGGAATGAACATAAATTCCAAGCATTCCTAGATGTTTGCCATTTTCTCCCAGATGAGATCAGTGTTCATACAATGGACAACCTCCTAGAAATATCTGCACAACATCCACAGAAGATAGATAGCCATGGCTTTGTTAGTAGGTCATTTAACAGGAAATACATTTTGCCCTTGGATGTAGACCCTCTTCTAGTAAAAGCTAAGTTGTCCCATGATGGAATCTTAAGCATCGAGGCTCCCAGGAACGGTGTGGACCTGAATGGAGAAATCAATGTGGTAAAGATAGAAGTTCAAAAGTCTCCTGTAGCAGAAGCTGAAAGTTCCAAGGAGAAGACCAAAGACGTATTTGATTAA